DNA sequence from the Candidatus Bathyarchaeota archaeon genome:
CCGATAATGAGCACGGTATCGTCTTTTTGCAGGTTCGCAAGTCGCTGACCTCGCGAAACGCATGCCAAAGGTTCAATGAATGTGCCTTCCTCAAATGACATGCCGTCTGGCAACTTGTAAATACCCAATTCAACGTTGATTTTTGGGACGCGGATGTATTGTGCGAAGCCGCCGGGGTAATAGTTGGTCGTGTGCAGTGTGTGGCATGCTGTGTGGTGGCCTCGTCTGCAGTGGCGGCACTGGTTGCAGGGAACATGATGGGAAACGAAGACGCGGTCTCCGACTTTTACATTTTTGACTTTGCCGCCGACTTTACTGATGACACCTGTGGCTTCGTGCCCCAGCACTCGCGGTGCCTTAGGAACACGATACCACTCGATAACGTCGCTTCCGCAGATGCCGCTTGCCATAACTTTTAGCAAAACTTCGTCTTCGCCAATGTCTGGCACTGGCATCTCTTGGATGCGAACGTCATGGTTGTTGTAGTAAACGGCGGCTAACATAGCTGATCACAAAAAAGGAAAAGCTGTTAGGCTTTGCCTGCTATGACTTGGTTGTAGAGGTCTTCGGCTTCTTGGGCAGTGTAGTTTTCGTGGATAATGGCTCGGATGGCTCTGATTGAAGCGACGGGATACTGGGTTTGCCAAATGTTTCTGCCCAAGTTAACGCCTATGGCGCCTTTCTGCATGCCATCATAAACGAAATCGAAAACCTCTCTTTGCGTTTCAGCTTTTGGTCCACCAGCGATTACTATTGGAACTGGGCAACCCTCAACGACTTTTTCGAAGCGTTCCTTGCAATAGTAGGTTTTGACGACGCGTGCACCGATTTCCGCTGCGATTCGTGCAGATAGCGCAAGGTAGCGTGCTTCCCGTTTCTCGAGTTCTTTGCCAACTGCACAGACCGCCATAACTGGGATGCTGTAATCTTCGCATTCATCGACAAGTTTGGCGAGGTTGCTTAGGCTTTTGTTTTCGTATTTGCTTCCGACGAAAACTGACATAGAAACGGCAGAAGCGTTTAGTCTGAGGATTTCTTGGATGGATGTGACCAAGCTTTCGTTAGCTAAGTCTTCCCCAACCACTGAGACCGCGCCTGAGACGCGCATGATTATTGGTTTCTCAATCGCTGGGTCAATGCAGTTGCGCAAAACGCCGCGGGTCAGCATTAAGGCGTCTGCATACTGGTAGATTGGTTTGATTGTTTCTGCGGGCTTCTCAAGGCAGTGTGTTGGTCCTTGGAAGTAACCATGGTCAATGGGTAAAAACAGGGCTTTGCCGTCTTTTTGGATGAGTCTACTTAAGCGATTCTTCATTCCCCAATCCATAATTCATTACTCCGAGGAAGCTTTTGGTTTAAGAATTAAATAACCTTATCTATTCCTCTATAAAGAAACCAGTTCCAGCATCATTTCTGCGGTAAATAGACGATTGTTGTTATCTGTACACAACCACATACTCTTATGTTAACGAGCAAACTATGAAAGTGTAACCAGATTTGTGAGGTGAAAAGTTATGGCTGATATTATTGATTTAGCAGTATCTGCGGGCAATTTCAAAACACTTGTTACTGCAGTCCAAGCGGCAGGTTTGGTTGATACATTGAAGAGCCCAGGACCATTCACTGTTTTTGCGCCAACAGACGAAGCCTTCGCAAAATTACCTCAAGGAACCGTTGAAAACCTTCTACAAGACATTCCAAGACTGAGAGCAATTTTAACATATCATGTGGTTCCTGGCAAAATAACTTCTGCAGACGTGGTTAAACTCAAAACCGCCAAAACCGTTGAAGGCGAAGAAGTAAAAATCGATGCTTCCAGATGGCATGGTCATAAAATGCCGAAGATTAACGATGCTGAAATAGTTCAAGCTGACATCATGGCGGATAATGGCGTCTGTCACGCTATTGATAAAGTTCTGATGCCACCGATGAAAATGACAACAACTTAACAAACAAATTCATACTGTGTCTTCTATTTGGAACTGGCTTTTACAATTAAGTAACCTTTTTCTATGAGCCAATGATGAAACTGCCAAGTCGTATAAAGGCACGCAGTGCCACATTTCTTGCGAACTTGCTCATACTCTGGCGAACCCTCAGCGTGCTTGTTTAGCTCCATTTGCACTGGGCACTCTACATCTTTGCAGAATTCTCTGCGCTTATATTCAACGTAACCTTGCGGAATCATGCTGCATCGGGCTAAGTTTTTGGTTCAGCCTTAATAAGCATTCCCAGAATCTAGTGCAAGTTATCCGACTAGTAAGTGTTCCCAGAAATTGTTCCGCTTATTAAAAAACAATCCAACAAACAGAAGCACCATAGCCCCATGCACAATTAAGGAAGCTACTCCTGCTCCACCAATAAGCGGCACGATTGGGCTTGGCGTTTGATACATCGAAAGAAACGGCCACAGAATGGGATTGTAAGTGTGGTTTGTAATATCTAACAGCACATGGGAAAGAACACCGATAAGGCATGAAAAGACCAGCCCAAGCGTCAAACGACATTTCTCCGCAACCCTCAGCTTGTTGATAGGAAAAATAGCGCTCGTTAACCGAGGATAAACAACAACCGTAATCGCCACCGCAATTAATGTCCCAACAGTTACGCCTCCAAGGAGACTGTGAAGCACCATCCTGTCAGGCGCTTCAGGTCCAAGTAGCAGAGCCATCACTGGAATTTCAAGGTCAGGCACCATGGCACCCACAATCAGCGCTGGCAAACTCAACGATGAACTTCCAAGCTTGCTAAGTATGTAGGCTACGGGGTAGTGGAAAGGGGTAACTGGCAATCAACGGTCACTTTAAAGCATGAACATGGCTCTTGTGCAATTTATTATTTCGCCCCCTAAACCTGAGTTTTGATTAGTACATTTGTTTACAAATACAGTTAAAAACAACAAATACACAAAACTTGCTTAGTGAGGACACAATCTTTGAATGCAAAACGAGTGGTTACTGCGTGGGCTACGTTAGCTTTAGTCTTTATTGTCATCGGCTCTTTTGCAGCACTGCTTTATCAGCAAAAAAACTTTAGCTTCACCGCTACAGAGAACAGCCCCTGCAGAATCACACTTCACTCAAACATGATAACGTACCGAGCAATAACCATAGATAAAATCTGCACACTCGCGGTTCTGCCTGCGCTGTCAGTTCAAGCACCCAGCCCAGCACCAGTTCTCGCTACAAATTCGACAAGAGCACAAATCTACAACTTTGTAAGCGAGAACCCCGGCGTTCAGTTTAGAGGAATATGTGCAGTTCTTTGTCTTCCAATCGGGCTAGCAGAATACCATCTGGGCGTGCTCATCAAGTCTGGTTTGGTTTCGTTTGTTCGTGATGGACGTTATAAACGGTTCTTTGTTGCCAACAAATTCTCAAGAAAAGACATGCTGATGATTTCTCTTCTTCGCCATAGCAGAGTTAAGAGGATTGTGGAAGCTCTCATTAACAATGGGGAACTGTCACATGGCAAGTTGGCAGGTGAAGTCGCAATTACTTCGCAAGCCTTAACATGGCAAATGAAAACACTCAAAAACACAAAGTTTGTGTTGCAAGTAAACGACGGAATAAAAACGATTTACTCATTGGATAAGAATTCAGCGTCAACACTCAAAAGATACTTGGCAGTTGTAGGGTAACGTACTCTTTTAATTGCTGTTTTCAGTTTAGGGCTATTATGCCAAAACTGTACCTTTTAGGCGGAGAAAACGTCTTTAGAAGAAGCGCAAAACAAGTAAACCAAAGAGCCTTCCAAGACGCTGGAGAACCGCTTAACGTTTTAGTGTTGCCTTGGGCAAGAGCATCCTTCGACAACAAGTACCTGCGAAGAAAGCGGCTTTTTGATTACTTCATAAGCTTAGGCGCTTGCGCGGTTAACTTTGTTGAGTATTCCGACTCCGCCCAAACGATTGCACAGAAAATGGCTGGCTCCACTTTGGTTTATTTAACTGGTGGAGTTCCAAGCGTTCTCATCGAGCGCCTGAAAAACACAGGAGTTGACGACTTACTTAAGAATTACAAAGGCGTCATCGTTGGGAGAAGTGCAGGTGCATTGGCGCTTTGCAAAAAATGCGTAATCACTTGCCACAGCAACTCAAAAGTCAAAATTGTTGACGGCATTGGCTTAGTAGATGTTACTCTTAAAGTGCATTATATGCAGGAAAAAGCCAGTATCCTACAAAAACTTTCAACCCAACAGAATATTTATGCGGTTCCTGAAGGGTCAGCACTGATTTATGACAACGGCAATTTCTCAGCCATCAACAAAGTTTACGTTTTCCAAAACGGCAAGCAACAAACATTGATGGAAAGCTTCCTAAGCAAAGAACTTGCGAACATAAAATCGGGACTTAATGATAATCGGCGTTAGAGTAACAGTAAGTATTGTGCCTAGTGTTGCGAGAACTATTATGTCTCCAAAGACCCAGCCAAAGAAAACCGTGGGAAAACTCGCCACTGGAATGTTACCGAATGCCGCCATAGCGCCCACGCCGAAAACGCCTGAAACGATGCTAGCAAGAATAACTCCCACGGGCAACCAAGTTAACCATGTTTTATGGTCTTCAACGACTCCCTGAATTAGCACAAGCACGATAGCAAAAACAAAGCTTGCGATAAAAGCCCACGTAACAGAGTAAACAAGAGAAAACGCTGAACCAACAAGCACCAACGCGAGAAGCCCATTTATCCCGTAAGTGAGCTTTGGACGCTTCAAGCCAAGAACAGGTTTAGTTTTAAGTGAACGGTAAATCATCAAGGGCACGAAACCTTCAAAGAAATCAGCTAATGACCAAACAAGCACAAACGGCAGAGGCAACCCAAGAAAAATGCCCATGAAAACACAACTCAGATAACCCGCCAAGCAACCCCAGACGCCAAACCAGAGCGCCAAGGGCACATAAACTGCCGCGGCAAAATAGAGCCCTGAAACACCCGTCACTGCTCCTGCAGTTGATTCAACTGGAGCTAAAACAACTGCGTAAATAGCCAAAAGCGTACAGATCACGGTTGCCACGATGAAGACAACGGGTTGCCTCCAAGAGATACGGGAAGCAGGTTTAGGGTTAATTTTTTGCATGAGAACGCTGTATAAGCGTATTTTCAATATAAGGTTTAAGATTTAGAAAAACATCAATATTCGGATTGGAAGAAAAAAGGAAATAGAGCAGCCTTTGATTGTGAAGAATCAGTTGCAATTCTGGTAAAAAGTTTAGGATTTCTTTGCAAGCACCGCCACAACAATCGTACATAAAATTAGTTCCAACAGCACCGCCCCCAGAGCAAATAGCGGAATCCTAAACACAAGTTCGTTATGGTAAACAGTTGTAGTTGGTAATCCGCCCAAGTATGCAACCAAGAAAAATGCGAGAAACACGATGCCGACGCCTTGTGTGATAGAAAGAAAAGCCGATAGACGCTTATCACTTATTTCCAAGCAAAGCCCTCTTACACCTAAACTCTAGCGTAATTAGCTATTTAACACTAACCATTTGCAAAACGTTGCACACTCGCTCAACCACAAATGTAATATACATAACGCTTCGAAATAATTTCAGGCAAAAGCAGGAATTTTATTTGGAGCAGAAATTTATTAATCCTCTAAATGCAGTAGGGATAGCCGCAGTAGTAACCGCTTACTTCTTATTCACATTCCACGCCATGTTCACGCTTTCATGGATTGGCGAGTGGGAAGGACTCTCAGAACCTATTGCTTTCGCCATTTTCGTTACCGACGTTACAGCTGGTTTCTTCCTTGCTTTCAGATTAATAGCCAGCATAATCGCCATCACAACAACAATCCTCTACTTTACAAAAAAAAGACTATCTCCCTCAACAACAAATAAACTACTACAGTGGATTCTTGTTTTCGAAGCACTATACTGGATAGGACTACTGCCCTCAGGAATCTGGGGAATGCTATCAGCAACCAACATAGTATTTTTGCTGAATACAGGCATACCCTGCTTGATAGCTTCGATAGGAATACCTATAGCGCTGTTCAAGCTTGCGTTTAAACTGAGACCCAACAAGCCGCAAAGAGAAGCCATAAAATGGGCGTTAATTGCAGGCGTGCTCTATATCGTTGCATTTTGGCTTAACAATACAGGCATGTGGATAACAACGGCTTCACAACTTGGAATTGAGCAACTCATCGCACAGCCTGAACTTCTGGTAAGTTTTGGCTCTACAGTGTTTGGGTTGCTTGCACTGGCAATATTTACAGGATACTTTGCCAAGAAATCAATAGGAATCGAAAGTTTGCATGAGTTTAAAATAAGAACAGTCGGGGCTATTCTGGTAGCTTTAGGTTTGTTTTATTTATGGAACTATATGACGTGGATTTTCTTCGGTGGCTGGAATCAATGGTATGCATGGCTGCTGGGGCATAACTTGGACTTGTGGATGCTTTCACTGCCGCTGCTTGGTTTACCATTACTCTTTCACAGCAAGAGTAACACGGAACAATCCGTTAAATAACGCATAGCTCAAAAAATTAGAAAAACGCAATAGCCGACTTCTCGGCGAAACGCAAGCACTATCTTTTTACACATTTACCCGTTACAGGGTCATAATGGTTCGTATCAGAATAGTCGCAATTTTTACAATCATCCTTTATATCAAAGCCAAAGGGGCAATCCTTCAAATCAGCCATCCAGAGCACCTCAACTGCTTGATACCTATCGCGTTGTAATATAAAAGTGAATTCTTCACATCTCCCAAAGGGACAAGCCAGTTTGCACGTCTTTTTTGCGTTCGACCTTTTGCCCCAGTAATTCCGTCACATGAACTTCGGCTGCGAAGACTTTGCATTCAAGCAGGTGCCCACCTTTCGTGTTTCCGCTTTCGTCAGCTAAAACAGCATGTGCGTGAACGAAGGGCTCGCCTTCTTTTAGGGAGATGTTGCCTATGCAACTGGCTATTTCCTGAGGATAATCCAGCAGATTTGTTAAGTATTCGTGGTTTGTTTGGTCGTAAAATCCAAGCTTTGCAGATTTCACAGCACCTACAGCGGTAAAGTTTGCCAAAAAGATTTGGTGCTTTTTTGCCTGTTTGGTTATGAACTCTATGAGGTCAGAATCGTATGGGGCACGCAAAAGAAACGCTCGACCGAAAGCCAAGTTAGCCAACTATCTTATCTCCGAAAAAAATAACGCCAGTAAGCCTAAAAAAGTTTTGAAGATGCATAAAACAAAAAAAGAGGAAGGGAAATTAGTTTTCGGATGGTTTTCTCATGGTCGCTTTTTCATCATCATTAGTACCATTAGGACTAACAGGATGATGACTAAGACGAACAAGCCAGCGATTGCAGGAACAAAGTATAGATCAGCCATTGATGGCTCTTGTGTAGGTTGCGCTGTAGCTGCAGCAGGTGCGTCAACTGCGTAGAATGATGTTTCAGCATACGACCCATAGTAAGAGTTGGAGCCAGTGAATGATGCGATAACAGTGTACGAGCCAGGTATGTCAGGTGCCCAAGCGTAAGTGAACATGCCGCTTGCGTCGCTGGTGGTGGTGCCTATGTTTCGGTAGTTGCCGTTGGCGTCAATCACGTCCAGCGAGACTTTGACACCTTTCGCATCTGTCGGTTTTGATTTCTGCATGTAAACGTATTCCATCCATGCACTCATGCTCTCGTCCGCAACACACGCAACGCCATTGGGGAAACGTGCAGCTTGCTCATCCTGTGTGGTGCCTGCAGCAATGTCGGTTACAGTGCCTCTTATCACGATAGGCGTGCCAACGGTAGTAGCGATGTTTGGCGCCGTTACAGTCATAGCACTGGGTCCTTTGCCAATAGAGTAGACTTTCATGTCATAGGCGTTGAGGTAGGAAAGTTGACCATCAGCGATTGGGAAGCCGAAGTCAGCAAAACCGCCCACGCAAGCCCAACTGTCGAGAATCCATAACTCTTCACCAGTTGTAGCGTTGAGGCATCGTAGTTTTTCGTCTCTGTAGAGTGGCGTGTTTGGAGAGTGTTCATTGCTGTAAACGTAGATTTTTCCGTCAGCTATGGCGCCGATGAAGACTGGATATAGACCCCAGGATGTTTCTGCACCGCTGTTTGTGCTATTACCTTCACCGCCACCACCATAAGACCAGAGTAATTTACCAGTTGTTGTCTCATAACAGAAGACCTCGCCGCCGTAACCGCCAACATAGAGTTTGCCGTAAGCTACGTAGCCTATTTGAGCGACACCACCGCTTCCGACTGTTGGATAGTAGTTGAATGCACGTGTGTTACCAACTGGACCCCATTTCTGATTTCCACTGTCAAGGTCGTAGCCGTACCACTGCATAGTTTCTTTGGTGCTTACAAAGAACATGCGGTTTTTTATATCCACGGTGCCAAGTTGCAATGTAATGTTGCCTGGTGGTACTTGAATATCTTTAGTCCATAACAGTGTGCCTCTTGAGCCTGGCTTAAGGCTGACCGCCCATACAGTGCCGTATGCTGTGCTGGCAGCTGCAACGCCGCCCCAAGTAGGTTGACCGAAGCTGGACCGCATGTTAGCGTAGCCTAGCAATAAGTCGTCATTGATTGCCCAGCCTATACCAGCATTAGATGTTGGTAAAGTTGGCAGGGTAACGTTC
Encoded proteins:
- the lsrF gene encoding 3-hydroxy-5-phosphonooxypentane-2,4-dione thiolase encodes the protein MDWGMKNRLSRLIQKDGKALFLPIDHGYFQGPTHCLEKPAETIKPIYQYADALMLTRGVLRNCIDPAIEKPIIMRVSGAVSVVGEDLANESLVTSIQEILRLNASAVSMSVFVGSKYENKSLSNLAKLVDECEDYSIPVMAVCAVGKELEKREARYLALSARIAAEIGARVVKTYYCKERFEKVVEGCPVPIVIAGGPKAETQREVFDFVYDGMQKGAIGVNLGRNIWQTQYPVASIRAIRAIIHENYTAQEAEDLYNQVIAGKA
- a CDS encoding fasciclin domain-containing protein: MADIIDLAVSAGNFKTLVTAVQAAGLVDTLKSPGPFTVFAPTDEAFAKLPQGTVENLLQDIPRLRAILTYHVVPGKITSADVVKLKTAKTVEGEEVKIDASRWHGHKMPKINDAEIVQADIMADNGVCHAIDKVLMPPMKMTTT
- a CDS encoding DUF4184 family protein: MPVTPFHYPVAYILSKLGSSSLSLPALIVGAMVPDLEIPVMALLLGPEAPDRMVLHSLLGGVTVGTLIAVAITVVVYPRLTSAIFPINKLRVAEKCRLTLGLVFSCLIGVLSHVLLDITNHTYNPILWPFLSMYQTPSPIVPLIGGAGVASLIVHGAMVLLFVGLFFNKRNNFWEHLLVG
- a CDS encoding winged helix-turn-helix transcriptional regulator, translating into MNAKRVVTAWATLALVFIVIGSFAALLYQQKNFSFTATENSPCRITLHSNMITYRAITIDKICTLAVLPALSVQAPSPAPVLATNSTRAQIYNFVSENPGVQFRGICAVLCLPIGLAEYHLGVLIKSGLVSFVRDGRYKRFFVANKFSRKDMLMISLLRHSRVKRIVEALINNGELSHGKLAGEVAITSQALTWQMKTLKNTKFVLQVNDGIKTIYSLDKNSASTLKRYLAVVG
- a CDS encoding Type 1 glutamine amidotransferase-like domain-containing protein, translated to MPKLYLLGGENVFRRSAKQVNQRAFQDAGEPLNVLVLPWARASFDNKYLRRKRLFDYFISLGACAVNFVEYSDSAQTIAQKMAGSTLVYLTGGVPSVLIERLKNTGVDDLLKNYKGVIVGRSAGALALCKKCVITCHSNSKVKIVDGIGLVDVTLKVHYMQEKASILQKLSTQQNIYAVPEGSALIYDNGNFSAINKVYVFQNGKQQTLMESFLSKELANIKSGLNDNRR
- a CDS encoding DNA-binding protein, whose amino-acid sequence is MANLAFGRAFLLRAPYDSDLIEFITKQAKKHQIFLANFTAVGAVKSAKLGFYDQTNHEYLTNLLDYPQEIASCIGNISLKEGEPFVHAHAVLADESGNTKGGHLLECKVFAAEVHVTELLGQKVERKKDVQTGLSLWEM
- a CDS encoding PQQ-binding-like beta-propeller repeat protein — translated: MKTIAIALCIILAVSSWLALVPTVGAHTPPWNIPTFAFINVAPNPVGVGQQALIVVWLDKIPDGASITNNIRFHNYKCVITAPDGKTETKTWDVVTDTTSSAFTSFVPDQVGTYTFNFTFPGQKYTDYEYSPTSAFVNDTYLPSSATTTLTVQEDPVSEGEFTPLPTEYWTRPIEGQNSNWYTIGSNYLYPLGAAYSFGSVRYVPDGTAPDNSHIMWSKSITFGGIVGGNNEYAGPNSPSSETGITGVAYYTGLSYETKFNTPIIISGRLYYGLPRSNAGSGGGYICVDLRTGKEIWRQNYTVNPSFGAVIDVETPNQHGAISYLIATQTVSQVTTWMMYDPWDGNWVFNITNVPSGTMSYGPSGEPIIYQINLASKWLALWNFTSVVSNGPINALLSTGYRPVGNVFNTTLRLSYSWNVTLPTLPTSNAGIGWAINDDLLLGYANMRSSFGQPTWGGVAAASTAYGTVWAVSLKPGSRGTLLWTKDIQVPPGNITLQLGTVDIKNRMFFVSTKETMQWYGYDLDSGNQKWGPVGNTRAFNYYPTVGSGGVAQIGYVAYGKLYVGGYGGEVFCYETTTGKLLWSYGGGGEGNSTNSGAETSWGLYPVFIGAIADGKIYVYSNEHSPNTPLYRDEKLRCLNATTGEELWILDSWACVGGFADFGFPIADGQLSYLNAYDMKVYSIGKGPSAMTVTAPNIATTVGTPIVIRGTVTDIAAGTTQDEQAARFPNGVACVADESMSAWMEYVYMQKSKPTDAKGVKVSLDVIDANGNYRNIGTTTSDASGMFTYAWAPDIPGSYTVIASFTGSNSYYGSYAETSFYAVDAPAAATAQPTQEPSMADLYFVPAIAGLFVLVIILLVLMVLMMMKKRP